A window of Variovorax sp. PBL-E5 contains these coding sequences:
- a CDS encoding acetyl-CoA carboxylase biotin carboxyl carrier protein subunit, protein MARTEVVSEITGKVWKIQMPEGSQVAVDDSILIVESMKMEIPVVSTAAGRVVEIRVKEGDSVEDGQVVAVIEG, encoded by the coding sequence ATGGCACGCACCGAAGTCGTATCGGAAATCACCGGCAAGGTCTGGAAGATCCAGATGCCCGAAGGATCTCAAGTCGCTGTCGATGACTCGATCCTGATCGTGGAATCCATGAAGATGGAAATCCCCGTCGTCAGCACCGCTGCAGGCCGGGTCGTCGAAATTCGAGTCAAGGAAGGTGACTCCGTCGAGGATGGGCAGGTCGTCGCGGTGATCGAGGGCTGA
- a CDS encoding GntR family transcriptional regulator, whose protein sequence is MADSPPVISKARAIVDIIISDIAAGRLKSGDRLPSERVLASKYDISLGTVQRAMQVLAQRGAITREHGRGSFVRGLGASIDTRYLRFRDAKDRNLPLYWHLIDWHVGTAADGVAQFFGAACSIVCIERWVDVDGRFALLSKLFLRRKDFDALFRDDEPRDDTNLRELISQRLSLPTMRIEQRMAFEPLDADVGRFIGSRAGAKGFMLELRGYTVRDRPLSLQRIYGALFSELTLVVDVKVI, encoded by the coding sequence ATGGCAGATTCTCCTCCCGTCATCTCCAAAGCCCGCGCCATCGTAGATATCATCATTTCGGACATCGCCGCCGGAAGGCTCAAGAGCGGCGACCGCCTTCCCTCGGAGAGGGTGCTCGCTTCGAAATACGACATCAGTCTTGGCACGGTCCAGCGTGCGATGCAGGTGCTTGCACAGCGCGGTGCGATCACGCGAGAGCATGGGCGCGGCAGCTTCGTGCGCGGCCTCGGCGCGTCGATCGACACCCGCTATCTGCGTTTTCGCGACGCCAAGGATCGCAATCTTCCGCTGTACTGGCATCTGATCGACTGGCACGTTGGCACGGCCGCCGACGGCGTGGCGCAGTTCTTCGGTGCCGCGTGCTCCATCGTCTGCATCGAGCGCTGGGTCGATGTGGATGGCCGCTTCGCGCTGCTCAGCAAGCTCTTTCTTCGCCGCAAGGACTTCGATGCACTCTTTCGCGATGACGAACCGCGCGACGACACCAATCTGCGCGAGCTGATTTCACAGCGCCTTTCCCTGCCAACCATGCGCATCGAGCAGCGCATGGCGTTCGAGCCGCTCGACGCCGACGTTGGCCGATTCATCGGCAGCCGGGCGGGCGCCAAGGGATTCATGCTCGAACTGCGAGGTTACACAGTGCGCGATCGGCCCTTGTCGCTGCAACGCATCTACGGCGCATTGTTCTCGGAGCTCACTCTGGTGGTCGACGTGAAGGTGATCTAA